The Engraulis encrasicolus isolate BLACKSEA-1 chromosome 22, IST_EnEncr_1.0, whole genome shotgun sequence genome includes a region encoding these proteins:
- the gtf2a2 gene encoding transcription initiation factor IIA subunit 2: MAYQLYRNTTLGNSLQESLDELIQTQQITPQLALQVLLQFDKAINTALANRVRNRVNFRGSLNTYRFCDNVWTFVLNDVEFREVTDLVKVDKVKIVACDGKNTGSNAAE, translated from the exons ATGGCTTATCAACTTTACAGGAATACCACGCTGGGAAATAGTCTGCAAGAGAGCCTTGATGAATTAATTCAG ACGCAGCAGATCACACCTCAGCTCGCCTTGCAGGTTTTGCTCCAGTTTGATAAAGCTATCAACACTGCACTGGCTAACCGTGTGCGCAATCGGGTCAATTTCAGG GGATCCCTCAACACCTACCGCTTCTGTGACAACGTGTGGACATTTGTCTTAAACGATGTGGAATTTCGTGAAGTAACGGACCTGGTGAAAGTCGACAAAGTGAAGATTGTGGCCTGTGATGGCAAGA